The Medicago truncatula cultivar Jemalong A17 chromosome 4, MtrunA17r5.0-ANR, whole genome shotgun sequence genome includes a region encoding these proteins:
- the LOC112418475 gene encoding uncharacterized protein, with product MLYDERKNIAEDRSYRPHWIAEDHWRALLSYWATNDRYKKCSTANKRNRANSRQARHTQGSVTSATHARHMAKDLGRDPYVDELHRENHIILGTDVYVDDCSYNTQVAFWEEVRLFLEESREYSTYEELPDAIKLELWRKVSGPGTKHKWYGLGRYAPSWSMDL from the exons ATGCTATATGATGAACGGAAGAATATTGCTGAAGACCGTTCTTATCGCCCTCATTGGATCGCCGAAGACCATTGGCGTGCCTTGCTGTCCTATTGGGCTACAAATGACAGATATAAAAAGTGCTCCACGGCTAATAAAAGGAATAGAGCAAATTCAAGACAAGCGCGCCACACACAAGGTTCTGTTACTAGTGCAACCCACGCGAGACATatg GCAAAAGATCTTGGAAGAGATCCCTATGTAGACGAGCTTCATCGAGAAAACCATATTATACTTGGTACGGATGTCTACGTTGATGATTGCTCCTATAATACACAG GTAGCTTTTTGGGAGGAGGTACGACTATTCTTGGAAGAGTCACGAGAATATTCGACCTATGAAGAATTGCCTGATGCGATCAAGCTGGAACTTTGGAGGAAGGTATCAGGACCCGGGACAAAGCATAAGTGGTATGGTCTTGGTCGGTATGCTCCCTCATGGAGCATGGATCTGTAA
- the LOC112421019 gene encoding mediator of RNA polymerase II transcription subunit 13 isoform X1 — translation MTAMSRKEDKGKKVASSEPIKKKSKYTIAEEVEPIWARRSQGMVIREPSSDGRPPHRSPSPTYPHTAHSTACPPAHRDTTPSPTIPGVSPSIPGVSFTRVTMSGVNPPLYTHSPRHTTTPISARSPAPSPSIHGVTMSGVNPPLYTHSLRHTTTPISARPPTPSPSINGVSFPRGTVSSVTPPLHTHSPGYNNTHFSARPPTLSSNLLPDVRFLELLGINGGFMPVPEVQQEQEQEQEQEQQQEQQQHCEQEHQSQQQEREAAQQRRVRRRYYEVVPKYKTRYILEIKGDSLEPSKISAKYIREAIQAVYKKLWPMYKDVKKEIGDKVFKEFKIKRNN, via the exons ATGACAGCTATGTCTAGGAAAGAAGATAAGGGCAAGAAGGTTGCTTCATCAGagcctattaaaaaaaaatcaaagtataCAATTGCAGAGGAAGTGGAGCCAATTTGGGCAAGAAGGTCACAGGGCATGGTTATTCGTGAGCCTAGTAGTGATGGTCGACCTCCACACAGATCTCCTTCGCCGACATATCCACACACTGCTCATTCCACGGCATGTCCACCTGCCCATCGTGATACTACTCCATCTCCTACTATACCTGGAGTTTCTCCTAGTATACCTGGAGTTTCTTTCACTCGAGTTACTATGTCTGGTGTTAATCCTCCACTCTATACACACTCACCAAGACATACTACCACTCCAATCTCTGCAAGGTCTCCTGCTCCATCTCCTAGTATACATGGAGTTACCATGTCAGGTGTTAATCCTCCACTCTACACGCACTCACTAAGACATACTACCACCCCCATCTCTGCAAGGCCTCCTACTCCATCTCCTAGTATAAATGGAGTTTCATTCCCTAGAGGCACTGTGTCTAGTGTTACTCCTCCACTACATACACACTCACCAGGATATAATAATACTCATTTCTCTGCAAGACCTCCTACATTATCATCAAATCTTTTACCAGATGTCCGTTTTTTAGAATTGCTTGGTATTAATGGAGGATTTATGCCAGTACCCGAGGTgcaacaagaacaagaacaagagcAAGAGCAAGAGCAACAACAAGAGCAACAACAACACTGTGAGCAAGAACATCAAAGCCAACAACAAGAAAGGGAAGCAGCACAACAAAGACGAGTGAGACGTCGCTACTATGAAGTGGTACCAAAGTACAAAACTCGTTATATACTTGAAATTAAGGGTGACTC GTTGGAGCCATCAAAAATCTCTGCAAAATACATAAGGGAGGCAATCCAAGCAGTGTATAAAAAGCTGTGGCCCATGTATAAGGATGTTAAGAAAGAAATTGGGGATAAAGTTTTTAAAGAGTTtaagataaaaagaaataattaa
- the LOC112421019 gene encoding mediator of RNA polymerase II transcription subunit 13 isoform X2 — MSRKEDKGKKVASSEPIKKKSKYTIAEEVEPIWARRSQGMVIREPSSDGRPPHRSPSPTYPHTAHSTACPPAHRDTTPSPTIPGVSPSIPGVSFTRVTMSGVNPPLYTHSPRHTTTPISARSPAPSPSIHGVTMSGVNPPLYTHSLRHTTTPISARPPTPSPSINGVSFPRGTVSSVTPPLHTHSPGYNNTHFSARPPTLSSNLLPDVRFLELLGINGGFMPVPEVQQEQEQEQEQEQQQEQQQHCEQEHQSQQQEREAAQQRRVRRRYYEVVPKYKTRYILEIKGDSLEPSKISAKYIREAIQAVYKKLWPMYKDVKKEIGDKVFKEFKIKRNN; from the exons ATGTCTAGGAAAGAAGATAAGGGCAAGAAGGTTGCTTCATCAGagcctattaaaaaaaaatcaaagtataCAATTGCAGAGGAAGTGGAGCCAATTTGGGCAAGAAGGTCACAGGGCATGGTTATTCGTGAGCCTAGTAGTGATGGTCGACCTCCACACAGATCTCCTTCGCCGACATATCCACACACTGCTCATTCCACGGCATGTCCACCTGCCCATCGTGATACTACTCCATCTCCTACTATACCTGGAGTTTCTCCTAGTATACCTGGAGTTTCTTTCACTCGAGTTACTATGTCTGGTGTTAATCCTCCACTCTATACACACTCACCAAGACATACTACCACTCCAATCTCTGCAAGGTCTCCTGCTCCATCTCCTAGTATACATGGAGTTACCATGTCAGGTGTTAATCCTCCACTCTACACGCACTCACTAAGACATACTACCACCCCCATCTCTGCAAGGCCTCCTACTCCATCTCCTAGTATAAATGGAGTTTCATTCCCTAGAGGCACTGTGTCTAGTGTTACTCCTCCACTACATACACACTCACCAGGATATAATAATACTCATTTCTCTGCAAGACCTCCTACATTATCATCAAATCTTTTACCAGATGTCCGTTTTTTAGAATTGCTTGGTATTAATGGAGGATTTATGCCAGTACCCGAGGTgcaacaagaacaagaacaagagcAAGAGCAAGAGCAACAACAAGAGCAACAACAACACTGTGAGCAAGAACATCAAAGCCAACAACAAGAAAGGGAAGCAGCACAACAAAGACGAGTGAGACGTCGCTACTATGAAGTGGTACCAAAGTACAAAACTCGTTATATACTTGAAATTAAGGGTGACTC GTTGGAGCCATCAAAAATCTCTGCAAAATACATAAGGGAGGCAATCCAAGCAGTGTATAAAAAGCTGTGGCCCATGTATAAGGATGTTAAGAAAGAAATTGGGGATAAAGTTTTTAAAGAGTTtaagataaaaagaaataattaa
- the LOC112420801 gene encoding uncharacterized protein produces MDQYILHRSWMYDRKRPGKRTLKAQFKEGIREFVAFAMSQDIFRSEGGIRFSCLKCTCRLIQSPKDVIKHLEDVGFMEDYYVWRHHGEQEPDEFDVNMQASSSGAHTQCENFGLMEDMVGDTLGVNLSYNEGIEEEIIPNEKALKFYSMMKKVNEPLFEGSSQSKLSMCVRLLAGKSNWNVPEECAEYYTKMMRDSTPVPKNLPLSYYEAKQLVMKLGLEEKKIDCCVNGRMLFYDNEFGKNDGALEECKFCNSPRYGVSGDDVDRKKKRVAVKSMFYLPIIPRLKRLFASNAHSWSYDMTLLP; encoded by the coding sequence ATGGATCAGTATATTCTTCATCGAAGTTGGATGTACGATAGAAAAAGACCGGGGAAAAGGACACTTAAAGCTCAATTTAAGGAAGGAATTCGTGAATTTGTTGCTTTCGCCATGTCGCAAGATATTTTTAGAAGTGAGGGAGGGATTAGATTTTCGTGTCTTAAATGTACGTGTAGGTTGATTCAGAGCCCAAAAGATGTCATAAAACATTTAGAGGATGTTGGTTTTATGGAGGATTATTATGTGTGGAGACATCATGGTGAACAAGAGCCGGATGAGTTTGATGTTAATATGCAGGCTTCAAGCAGTGGAGCGCATACACAGTGTGAAAACTTTGGCCTCATGGAAGATATGGTCGGTGACACTCTCGGGGTGAATTTGTCTTACAATGAGGGCATTGAAGAGGAAATAATCCCGAATGAGAAGGCGTTGAAGTTTTACTCAATGATGAAAAAAGTAAATGAACCATTGTTTGAAGGGTCGTCTCAGTCGAAGTTATCCATGTGTGTGAGGCTTTTAGCTGGAAAGTCAAATTGGAATGTACCCGAAGAATGTGCGGAGTACTACACGAAAATGATGAGGGATTCGACTCCTGTACCAAAAAATTTACCATTAAGTTATTATGAAGCTAAGCAATTGGTGATGAAGTTgggattggaagaaaaaaagattgaTTGTTGTGTTAACGGGAGAATGTTGTTTTACGACAATGAATTTGGTAAGAATGATGGCGCGTTGGAGGAGTGTAAATTTTGCAATTCACCAAGGTATGGAGTGAGTGGCGATGATGTTGATCGTAAGAAGAAACGAGTCGCAGTCAAGTCAATGTTTTACCTGCCAATAATACCAAGACTGAAGAGATTGTTTGCATCAAATGCACACAGCTGGTCATATGACATGACATTATTACCATAA
- the LOC112420800 gene encoding zinc finger MYM-type protein 1-like, with product MALVLRFVDKAGLIQERFFDVARVNDIASLTLKEAVCGILSRHNLDVSNIRGQGYDGASNMRGEWNGLQALFIEDCPYAYYVHCFAHRLQLALVTASREVASIHKFFEKLTFVVNVVGSSTKRHDELQAAQEKKSKKFAQRADADSSYNHLKSFDFIFILHLMKEIMGTTDLLCQALQKQSQDVVNTMLLVRSTKALIQDLRENGWDKLFANVVSFCEKHDIEVPDLNDCPSTTRFGCSRLKDNQVIEHYFRVEIFFTTIDKQLQELNSRFSEQAMALLSLSCALSPEDGYKAFDINTICTLVEKYYPMDFSDQENINLPFHLQHFLFEARESSTLKNLSTIQELCSCLVAAIPANGQPKKHLLLDWLLRLVMTLPVSTATTERSFQQ from the coding sequence ATGGCTCTTGTGTTAAGGTTTGTTGATAAAGCTGGTTTGATACAAGAGAGATTTTTTGATGTGGCACGTGTTAATGACATTGCTTCCTTAACTCTTAAGGAAGCAGTATGTGGTATACTTTCTCGACATAACCTTGATGTTTCTAACATTCGTGGTCAAGGGTATGACGGTGCTAGCAATATGAGAGGAGAATGGAATGGTTTACAAGCACTTTTTATTGAAGATTGTCCTTATGCTTACTATGTCCACTGTTTTGCTCATCGGTTACAACTTGCCTTAGTTACTGCATCAAGAGAAGTTGCATCAATTCATAAATTCTTTGAGAAGCTGACTTTTGTTGTCAATGTTGTTGGTTCTTCTACTAAGCGCCATGATGAGTTACAAGCTGCCCaagaaaagaaatcaaaaaaatttgccCAACGTGCGGATGCTGATAGTTCATACAATCACCTAAagtcttttgattttatatttatcttgcATTTGATGAAAGAAATTATGGGGACAACAGATTTGCTTTGTCAAGCCTTGCAAAAACAATCTCAGGATGTTGTTAACACTATGCTTTTGGTTCGTTCAACAAAAGCTCTTATTCAAGATTTGAGAGAAAATGGTTGGGATAAGTTGTTTGCCAATGTGGtgtctttttgtgaaaaacatgatATTGAGGTTCCTGACCTCAATGATTgtccttcaacaacaagattTGGGTGTTCTCGCCTTAAAGATAATCAGGTAATAGAACATTATTTCAGAGTTGAAATCTTTTTTACTACCATTGACAAACAATTGCAAGAGTTGAATAGCAGATTTAGTGAGCAAGCAATGGCTTTGTTGAGTCTAAGTTGTGCTTTGTCTCCGGAGGATGGATATAAAGCTTTTGACATTAACACTATATGTACTcttgttgaaaaatattatcCCATGGATTTTAGTGACCAGGAAAACATTAATTTGCCATTTCATCTTCAACATTTCCTTTTTGAGGCTCgtgaatcatcaactttgaaaaatTTATCAACTATTCAAGAATTATGCTCATGTTTGGTTGCTGCCATTCCTGCCAATGGACAACCCAAAAAACACTTGTTGCTTGATTGGTTGTTGCGTCTTGTTATGACTCTTCCGGTTTCTACAGCCACAACTGAAAGATCTTTTCAGCAATGA